A window of the Agrococcus jejuensis genome harbors these coding sequences:
- a CDS encoding HNH endonuclease family protein yields MKGYGLTPLGILSLVALVLSVLALVGSLTIPRVLGGNSVVADASQEPVPPSTPSSSPSAAPTPSASPTTTPTPEPPTAAESALAQLATIPATDASVWVPDYRRDEFGEAWEDVDGNGCSQRQDVLARDLDEVVRFADGSCRVQTGVLDDPYTGVIVPFQHGEQTSQAVQIDHLIPLALAWRSGAWSWSPEQRVLFANDTSLLLAVEGGINQSRSDSDLAEWLPPAAHARCGFVITIVEGFARYDLTMTAASRASAEAVLVGCDDEVGIVPS; encoded by the coding sequence ATGAAGGGCTACGGACTCACGCCGCTGGGCATCCTGTCGTTGGTGGCGCTCGTGCTCTCGGTGCTCGCGCTCGTCGGGTCGCTGACGATCCCGCGAGTGCTCGGCGGCAATTCCGTGGTGGCCGATGCGTCGCAGGAACCGGTGCCGCCATCGACTCCGTCGTCGTCGCCGAGCGCGGCGCCTACCCCGTCCGCGTCACCGACGACGACGCCGACGCCTGAACCGCCCACCGCTGCCGAATCCGCCCTCGCGCAGCTCGCGACGATCCCGGCGACGGATGCGTCGGTCTGGGTGCCGGACTACCGCCGCGACGAGTTCGGCGAGGCGTGGGAGGACGTCGACGGCAACGGATGCAGCCAGCGCCAGGACGTGCTCGCGCGCGATCTCGACGAGGTCGTGCGCTTCGCCGACGGGTCGTGCCGCGTGCAGACCGGCGTGCTCGACGACCCGTACACGGGCGTCATCGTGCCGTTCCAGCATGGCGAGCAGACGTCGCAGGCCGTGCAGATCGACCACCTCATCCCGCTCGCGCTGGCATGGCGCAGCGGCGCGTGGTCGTGGTCGCCCGAGCAGCGCGTCCTGTTCGCGAACGACACCTCGCTGCTGCTGGCGGTCGAGGGTGGCATCAACCAGTCGCGCAGCGACTCGGACCTCGCGGAGTGGTTGCCGCCCGCTGCCCATGCGCGGTGCGGATTCGTCATCACGATCGTCGAGGGCTTCGCGCGCTACGACCTCACGATGACGGCGGCGTCGCGCGCGTCAGCCGAGGCGGTGCTCGTCGGTTGCGACGACGAGGTCGGCATCGTGCCGTCCTGA
- a CDS encoding excalibur calcium-binding domain-containing protein produces the protein MDERENGRVPNPARALQGWAQQQAQSLPRPPWMQQAQPPQPTFVPPPFVAATAPIPSPAYPAPADSVPNPMGAQQDGDGQRKRRWPRVVLICAGALTLFALGSCAGGLGQHQEVVGLEEELTTTSTQLAGAEAERDELQLLVGEQEDAIEAAESATDELASTLETTEADLATSQTDLATAQADLSSAQSTISERDATIAALQAELATAQAAAAPAIAPVAATPSQPQAAAPAASAYYANCTAARQAGAAPVYAGQPGYGRHLDRDGDGVGCE, from the coding sequence ATGGACGAGCGCGAGAATGGACGGGTGCCGAACCCGGCACGGGCGCTGCAGGGGTGGGCGCAGCAGCAGGCGCAGTCGCTGCCGCGACCGCCGTGGATGCAGCAGGCGCAGCCTCCGCAGCCGACCTTCGTGCCGCCACCGTTCGTCGCTGCGACTGCGCCCATCCCGAGCCCCGCCTATCCGGCTCCCGCCGACTCCGTGCCGAACCCGATGGGTGCGCAGCAGGACGGCGATGGGCAGCGCAAGCGCCGGTGGCCTCGCGTCGTGCTGATCTGCGCCGGTGCGCTGACGCTCTTCGCGCTCGGCTCGTGCGCTGGCGGGCTCGGGCAGCACCAGGAGGTCGTCGGTCTCGAGGAAGAGCTCACGACGACGTCGACCCAGCTGGCGGGTGCCGAGGCCGAGCGCGACGAGCTCCAGCTGCTGGTCGGCGAGCAGGAGGATGCCATCGAGGCGGCCGAGTCCGCGACCGACGAGCTCGCGTCGACGCTCGAGACCACCGAGGCCGACCTCGCGACCTCGCAGACCGACCTCGCGACCGCGCAGGCGGATCTCTCATCCGCGCAGTCGACGATCTCCGAGCGCGACGCCACGATCGCCGCACTGCAGGCCGAGCTCGCGACGGCGCAGGCAGCGGCTGCTCCGGCGATCGCACCCGTCGCTGCGACTCCGTCCCAGCCGCAGGCGGCGGCACCCGCCGCGTCGGCGTACTACGCGAACTGCACGGCAGCGCGTCAGGCGGGAGCCGCGCCGGTCTACGCCGGTCAGCCGGGCTACGGCCGGCACCTCGACCGCGACGGCGACGGCGTGGGGTGCGAGTGA
- a CDS encoding fibronectin type III domain-containing protein gives MAAASVVRPHRLLRAIVAVAAVATTALAGVLVAPAAPAQAASVVDQRFVASSGDTFHFLEPGASFDQQIAAGITGTLDRIAIQLDFGTASLGVQVFGNGVTSSGSGAGAGASAVGVTLSRMEVTAGATYTLRITNTGSSRARLPIDMGYPGDGFGGSAFSVGFTTYVTSSAVAPTISGDPSSLAYFAGRAAPAFSYAIAGTPTPTVTATGVPTGMQVTAAGVLEGTPTQLGTHTFTVTATSDAGSASVSSTITVRDVLPDAPTDLRAAPFSPAHTIRISWNPPASTGADPIDHYVVTYGGVGRMTYVTSFDAPLSAFPVGTVRPISVVAVTASGSSLPAAIEFAGVGYPGAPTAFAATQTAVQDGYATALTWSTPTVTRGLPVNGYRLQWRAAGQANWSTHSATALEASTTGVTLNHATSGTYEYRLAATNALGIGDWAPATVVMQPRPASFALDHEVLANGDAVVRWTAPGPGDPAVDSYLVQTSTDASTWTTPTYLTVSGTEATIAGLRGNTSTYVRVVATNAIGSTASVVRQVFLPMSAPMAPRDVQATLVAGQFQLAWQPPLNDGGDPIRSYTVQRRVAGGDWVTQAVNVQSTTFAPVVSLGVPVEFRVAASNALGTGTWSSSTPAQIAIAVPSIPAAPTTQSRPGGVLVTWTPPLATAAQPVDRLIVEMRRGAGDVWVAVDAVYEGSSVLIEGLEPGVVHEFRLVASNAAGSRLSGVRTGSALRTPSAPISPRLVPFDSGVAVLWNPPTSSYGSPVTGYVVERLVDGEWTLFAGPTPFREATIEGLTVGEQVQVRIVAISAAGRGTPTATLTTTVPTVPSAPRDVVATPGAGSVTFAWTAPASDGGLPVTSYSVERRGEFGWTQLASSQSTSAVVQNLTDGVPYDFRVIAVSRAGVSVSSDIIRVTPRRAPDAPSAFTVEGTDSAIVASWTAPAFDGGAAVDGYVVERLVDGDWVAVTDRVLGASVVLGDLTNGTAYEHRVVAVNVAGSSQPSASASATPFRAPDAPVDLAVVPGDGSATLTWAEPASNGGAAISGYAIERLDGAEWVATDAEVEGLSAVVSGLTNGVEATLRVVAVNAAGPGSGSAPIAVTARTVADAPTELVAVRGDASASLSWSAPAFHGGAAIDGYVVEQRVGEGDWVEADADVTGATAVVSSLANGTAYEVRVAAVNVAGVGAWSVLAEVTPSTVADAPTALEAERGDASLALSWVAPSGNGGAAVTGYVVEQRVGDGDWAAADAEIGGTTAIVSGLTNGTTYAVRVLAVNVAGQSAWSESASATPSTVAGAPTDLEAIPTDGAVVLTFAAPVETGGSAPDAFAIEQRVDGEWVSASDTDGTEAIVTGLANGTPVDLRVAALNAAGRGPWSEPVTTTPFLLSPSVLAPSGGALAGAVVHPGDEIPVRVDGLPVGAELIVEMHSTPVELARGIVGDDGSIALTATIPADAELGAHDLVLWLEGTGGYVEPVVVPFTVEPTPVVAPTPIVTPTPAVVAPTPVAAPAAAMQPAASAGGALPRTGVDALLPMLLLSLALLGAGAAVRRAGAHPVAARRRR, from the coding sequence ATGGCCGCAGCATCCGTCGTCCGTCCGCACCGTCTCCTCCGCGCCATCGTCGCGGTCGCGGCCGTCGCCACCACCGCGCTCGCGGGCGTGCTCGTCGCGCCCGCGGCACCGGCGCAAGCCGCGAGCGTCGTCGACCAGCGCTTCGTGGCGAGCTCCGGCGACACGTTCCACTTCCTCGAGCCGGGCGCGAGCTTCGACCAGCAGATCGCGGCCGGCATCACGGGTACGCTCGACCGGATCGCGATCCAACTGGACTTCGGCACGGCGTCGCTCGGGGTCCAGGTGTTCGGCAACGGCGTCACGAGCTCGGGAAGCGGTGCGGGCGCTGGAGCGTCGGCTGTCGGCGTCACCCTCTCAAGAATGGAGGTGACGGCCGGGGCCACGTACACGCTGCGCATCACGAACACCGGCAGCAGTCGGGCCAGACTGCCGATCGACATGGGCTATCCGGGCGACGGCTTCGGCGGCAGCGCGTTCTCGGTCGGCTTCACGACCTATGTCACGTCCAGCGCCGTCGCCCCGACGATCTCGGGCGACCCGTCGTCGCTCGCCTACTTCGCCGGCCGCGCAGCGCCCGCCTTCTCGTACGCCATCGCGGGCACGCCAACGCCCACGGTCACCGCGACAGGCGTCCCGACCGGCATGCAGGTGACCGCCGCAGGTGTGCTCGAGGGCACGCCGACGCAGCTCGGCACGCACACGTTCACCGTGACGGCGACGAGCGATGCTGGCAGCGCCTCCGTCTCCTCGACCATCACGGTGCGCGACGTGCTGCCGGATGCGCCCACCGACCTGCGGGCGGCCCCCTTCTCGCCGGCGCACACCATCCGCATCTCGTGGAACCCGCCGGCATCGACGGGCGCCGACCCCATCGACCACTACGTCGTCACGTACGGCGGCGTCGGTCGCATGACGTACGTGACTTCCTTCGACGCGCCGCTCAGCGCCTTCCCGGTCGGCACGGTGCGCCCGATCTCCGTCGTCGCCGTGACCGCATCGGGCTCGAGCCTGCCGGCTGCCATCGAGTTCGCCGGCGTCGGCTACCCGGGGGCGCCGACCGCGTTCGCTGCGACGCAGACTGCTGTCCAGGACGGATACGCGACCGCCCTTACGTGGAGCACGCCAACCGTGACCCGGGGGCTCCCCGTCAACGGCTACCGGCTGCAGTGGCGCGCAGCCGGCCAGGCGAACTGGTCGACGCACAGCGCCACCGCACTCGAGGCGTCCACGACCGGCGTGACACTGAACCACGCGACCTCCGGCACGTACGAGTACCGCCTCGCGGCGACCAACGCGCTCGGCATCGGCGACTGGGCCCCCGCGACCGTGGTCATGCAGCCGCGACCGGCGTCCTTCGCGCTCGACCACGAGGTGCTCGCGAACGGCGACGCGGTGGTGCGCTGGACGGCGCCCGGACCCGGCGACCCTGCCGTCGACTCGTACCTCGTGCAGACCTCCACCGATGCCTCCACGTGGACGACGCCGACCTACCTCACGGTCTCGGGCACCGAGGCGACCATCGCGGGCCTGCGTGGCAACACCAGCACGTACGTCCGCGTGGTCGCCACCAACGCGATCGGCTCCACGGCGTCGGTGGTGCGCCAGGTGTTCCTGCCGATGAGCGCGCCGATGGCGCCACGCGACGTGCAGGCGACGCTCGTCGCTGGCCAGTTCCAGCTCGCCTGGCAGCCGCCGCTGAACGACGGCGGCGACCCGATTCGGAGCTACACCGTGCAGCGAAGGGTCGCCGGAGGGGACTGGGTCACGCAGGCGGTGAACGTCCAGTCGACGACGTTCGCGCCCGTCGTTTCCCTCGGCGTTCCGGTCGAGTTCCGTGTTGCCGCGAGCAACGCTCTCGGCACTGGCACGTGGAGCAGCAGCACGCCCGCGCAGATCGCGATCGCCGTGCCCTCGATCCCGGCGGCACCGACGACGCAGTCGCGTCCCGGCGGCGTCCTGGTCACGTGGACTCCTCCGCTCGCCACCGCGGCACAACCCGTCGACCGGCTGATCGTCGAAATGCGCCGCGGCGCCGGTGACGTCTGGGTGGCGGTGGATGCGGTGTACGAGGGCAGCTCGGTGCTGATCGAGGGGCTCGAGCCCGGGGTCGTTCACGAGTTCCGCCTCGTGGCGAGCAACGCCGCCGGCAGCAGGCTGAGCGGGGTGCGGACGGGCAGCGCGCTGCGTACGCCGTCCGCGCCGATCTCGCCGAGACTCGTGCCATTCGATTCGGGGGTGGCCGTGCTCTGGAACCCGCCGACGTCGAGCTACGGCTCCCCCGTCACCGGCTACGTCGTCGAGCGTCTCGTCGACGGGGAGTGGACGCTGTTCGCAGGCCCGACCCCCTTCAGGGAGGCGACGATCGAAGGCCTCACCGTGGGCGAGCAGGTGCAGGTGCGCATCGTCGCGATCAGCGCTGCCGGTCGCGGCACACCGACTGCAACGCTGACCACGACAGTCCCGACGGTGCCCAGCGCCCCGCGCGACGTCGTCGCGACGCCGGGTGCAGGTTCGGTGACGTTCGCATGGACCGCACCGGCGTCCGATGGTGGACTTCCCGTCACGAGCTATTCGGTCGAGCGGCGGGGCGAGTTCGGCTGGACGCAGCTCGCGTCCTCGCAGAGCACGTCGGCCGTCGTTCAGAACCTCACCGATGGCGTGCCGTACGACTTCCGCGTGATCGCGGTCTCGCGAGCAGGAGTGTCGGTGTCCTCCGACATCATCAGGGTGACGCCGCGGCGAGCGCCGGACGCTCCCTCCGCCTTCACGGTCGAGGGAACCGACAGTGCGATCGTGGCGTCGTGGACGGCGCCCGCGTTCGACGGTGGTGCGGCGGTCGACGGCTACGTCGTCGAGCGTCTCGTCGACGGCGACTGGGTCGCCGTCACCGACCGAGTCCTCGGTGCGTCGGTCGTGCTCGGCGACCTGACGAACGGCACGGCGTACGAGCACCGCGTCGTCGCGGTGAACGTCGCGGGTTCGAGCCAGCCGAGCGCATCCGCCTCTGCGACGCCGTTCCGCGCCCCGGATGCGCCGGTGGACCTCGCGGTCGTGCCCGGCGACGGGTCGGCGACGCTCACGTGGGCGGAGCCGGCATCGAATGGCGGCGCGGCGATCAGCGGCTACGCGATCGAGCGACTCGACGGTGCCGAGTGGGTCGCGACGGATGCCGAGGTCGAGGGGCTGTCGGCTGTGGTCTCCGGGCTCACGAATGGCGTCGAGGCGACGCTGCGGGTCGTCGCGGTGAACGCGGCCGGGCCCGGCTCGGGCTCCGCGCCGATCGCGGTCACGGCGCGCACCGTGGCCGATGCGCCGACCGAGCTCGTCGCCGTGCGCGGCGACGCGTCGGCATCACTCTCGTGGAGCGCGCCCGCCTTCCACGGCGGCGCGGCCATCGACGGGTACGTGGTCGAGCAGCGCGTCGGCGAGGGCGACTGGGTCGAGGCGGATGCCGACGTCACGGGTGCGACCGCGGTCGTCTCGTCGCTCGCGAACGGCACGGCCTACGAGGTGCGGGTCGCGGCGGTGAACGTCGCCGGCGTCGGCGCGTGGAGCGTGCTCGCCGAGGTCACGCCGTCGACGGTCGCGGATGCGCCGACCGCGCTCGAGGCGGAGCGAGGCGACGCGTCCCTCGCGCTGTCGTGGGTGGCACCGAGTGGCAACGGCGGTGCGGCCGTCACGGGCTACGTCGTCGAGCAGCGCGTCGGCGACGGCGACTGGGCGGCCGCCGACGCAGAGATCGGCGGCACCACGGCGATCGTGTCTGGCCTCACGAACGGCACGACGTACGCAGTGCGCGTGCTCGCCGTGAACGTCGCCGGTCAGAGCGCGTGGAGCGAGTCCGCGTCGGCGACGCCGTCGACGGTCGCCGGCGCGCCGACCGATCTCGAGGCGATCCCGACGGACGGCGCCGTGGTGCTGACGTTCGCAGCGCCCGTCGAGACGGGCGGCTCGGCGCCTGATGCGTTCGCCATCGAGCAGCGCGTCGATGGCGAGTGGGTCAGCGCATCCGACACCGATGGCACCGAGGCGATCGTCACCGGGCTCGCGAACGGCACGCCCGTGGACCTCCGCGTCGCGGCGCTCAACGCCGCCGGCCGCGGCCCGTGGAGCGAGCCCGTCACCACGACGCCGTTCCTGCTCTCGCCGTCGGTGCTCGCGCCGAGCGGTGGCGCGCTCGCGGGCGCCGTCGTGCACCCGGGCGACGAGATCCCCGTGCGGGTCGACGGCCTGCCCGTCGGTGCCGAGCTCATCGTCGAGATGCACTCGACGCCCGTCGAGCTCGCCCGCGGCATCGTCGGCGACGACGGCTCGATCGCCCTCACGGCGACGATCCCGGCCGACGCCGAGCTGGGCGCGCACGACCTCGTACTGTGGCTCGAGGGCACGGGCGGATACGTGGAGCCGGTCGTCGTGCCGTTCACGGTCGAGCCGACGCCGGTGGTCGCGCCGACGCCCATCGTGACGCCGACCCCGGCCGTGGTGGCGCCGACGCCGGTCGCCGCACCCGCCGCTGCGATGCAGCCGGCTGCGTCGGCCGGCGGGGCGCTGCCTCGCACGGGCGTGGACGCGCTGCTGCCCATGCTGCTGCTGTCGCTCGCCCTCCTGGGTGCGGGCGCGGCGGTGCGGCGCGCGGGTGCGCACCCGGTGGCGGCGCGCCGCCGGCGCTGA
- a CDS encoding NYN domain-containing protein, producing the protein MTERTTYLLVDGENIDATLGQSVLGRRPEPHERPRWNVLLDFAEQEWQQDAKGLFFLAVQETLPMSFVQALLAMGYTPVPLQGEGKVVDIAIQRTADALRHRAADVMLVSHDSDFAPQMEALADGSRRVGIVGFAEFMASSLRAVPGVESFDLEYDVAAFKSRLPRVRVIPIDEFDPMQFL; encoded by the coding sequence ATGACCGAGCGCACCACGTACCTCCTCGTCGACGGCGAGAACATCGACGCGACGCTCGGCCAGTCGGTGCTCGGTCGCCGTCCCGAGCCGCACGAGCGGCCGCGCTGGAACGTGCTGCTCGACTTCGCCGAGCAGGAGTGGCAGCAGGACGCGAAGGGTCTCTTCTTCCTCGCCGTGCAGGAGACGCTGCCGATGTCGTTCGTGCAGGCGCTGCTCGCGATGGGCTACACGCCCGTGCCGCTGCAGGGCGAGGGCAAGGTCGTCGACATCGCCATCCAACGCACGGCGGATGCGCTGCGCCACCGCGCCGCCGACGTGATGCTCGTGAGCCACGACAGCGACTTCGCCCCGCAGATGGAGGCGCTGGCCGACGGCTCGCGCCGCGTCGGCATCGTCGGCTTCGCGGAGTTCATGGCGTCGAGCCTGCGCGCCGTGCCGGGCGTCGAGTCGTTCGACCTCGAGTATGACGTCGCCGCGTTCAAGAGCCGCCTGCCGCGCGTGCGCGTCATCCCGATCGACGAGTTCGACCCGATGCAGTTCCTCTAG
- a CDS encoding Cof-type HAD-IIB family hydrolase, whose translation MPHASGARVVFLDVDGTIMDHTARIAESTVEAVRRARANGHTVLLATGRAPGEVPEHVAAIGFDGAITAGGGYAAIGDEQVLERTMDAELTARMVAVFEDAGVDYYLQAYDGVYPTEHVHLRYADYLREHAGETFDGIEPHEHPRVRPLVQTEPLPLDGIAKAMFIGEDLGLFARISQALGTDFHVITGTMPHLGSASGEVSRAGVTKGAAIEHVLPLLGFTADEAIGIGDSSNDVEMFDVVGVGIAMADAVVEVRDRASESTTGVLDDGIWNAFVRHGLV comes from the coding sequence ATGCCGCACGCATCCGGCGCCCGCGTCGTCTTCCTCGACGTCGACGGCACGATCATGGACCACACGGCGCGCATCGCCGAGTCCACGGTCGAGGCGGTGCGGCGCGCACGGGCGAACGGCCACACGGTGCTGCTCGCCACGGGGCGCGCGCCGGGCGAGGTGCCCGAGCACGTCGCGGCGATCGGCTTCGACGGCGCGATCACGGCCGGCGGCGGCTACGCGGCGATCGGCGACGAGCAGGTGCTCGAGCGCACGATGGATGCCGAGCTCACGGCCCGCATGGTCGCGGTGTTCGAGGATGCGGGCGTCGACTACTACCTGCAGGCGTACGACGGCGTGTACCCGACCGAGCACGTGCACCTGCGCTACGCCGACTACCTGCGCGAGCACGCGGGGGAGACGTTCGACGGCATCGAGCCGCACGAGCATCCGCGGGTCCGCCCGCTCGTGCAGACGGAGCCGCTGCCGCTCGACGGCATCGCGAAGGCGATGTTCATCGGCGAGGACCTCGGCCTCTTCGCCCGCATCTCGCAGGCGCTCGGCACCGACTTCCACGTCATCACCGGCACGATGCCGCACCTCGGCTCGGCGTCGGGCGAGGTCTCGCGCGCCGGCGTCACGAAGGGCGCGGCGATCGAGCACGTGCTGCCGCTGCTCGGCTTCACGGCTGACGAGGCGATCGGCATCGGCGACTCGTCGAACGACGTCGAGATGTTCGACGTCGTCGGCGTGGGCATCGCGATGGCGGATGCGGTCGTCGAGGTGCGCGATCGGGCGTCGGAGTCGACGACGGGCGTGCTCGACGACGGCATCTGGAACGCGTTCGTGCGGCACGGGCTCGTCTGA
- a CDS encoding PD-(D/E)XK nuclease family protein produces the protein MMSQAFEFLDEPFTIAFEPAAPVNVFSVAGFPRRETVASNVLAFLLDPNERHGFGTTFVDAVLVLLGDALTTAGDRFDADACRGSSEWSVATEARTDDRTRIDILLENDALDVAIVIENKVDATIANPFGTYVAHASRSHGTVVAAVLAPTRRDLAAVTVPGIVAIAYDDLFDAADAALYDVGPMADQRSLELYAQFRETTSERIATMTIEHEQQRLDELWSAIEHRQDQVLDFFTALESVNAVLAARGARLQEAIGQRLDATGIAHSSWLVTAGDHAWGRSRGERALVYVGFKPRTGGSIELLVGWLPRTGTFGYAVKAYQSRNRPTRPWDHIPLGLPFDADEDAVADRFAQLALRWTAGERPD, from the coding sequence ATGATGTCGCAAGCGTTCGAGTTCCTCGACGAGCCGTTCACGATCGCGTTCGAGCCGGCCGCTCCCGTCAACGTCTTCTCGGTCGCGGGCTTCCCTCGGCGCGAGACGGTCGCATCCAACGTGCTCGCGTTCCTGCTCGATCCCAACGAGCGCCACGGGTTCGGCACGACGTTCGTCGATGCGGTGCTCGTGCTGCTCGGCGATGCGCTCACCACGGCCGGCGATCGCTTCGACGCCGACGCCTGCAGGGGCTCGAGCGAGTGGTCGGTCGCGACCGAGGCGCGCACCGACGACCGCACGCGCATCGACATCCTGCTCGAGAACGACGCGCTCGACGTGGCGATCGTCATCGAGAACAAGGTCGACGCGACGATCGCGAACCCGTTCGGCACCTACGTGGCGCACGCATCCCGCAGCCACGGCACCGTGGTCGCCGCCGTGCTCGCGCCGACGCGACGCGACCTCGCGGCCGTGACCGTGCCTGGCATCGTTGCGATCGCCTACGACGACCTCTTCGACGCGGCCGATGCCGCCCTCTACGACGTCGGCCCGATGGCCGACCAGCGCAGCCTCGAGCTGTACGCGCAGTTCCGCGAGACCACCAGCGAGAGGATCGCGACCATGACGATCGAGCACGAGCAGCAGCGCCTCGACGAGCTCTGGTCGGCGATCGAGCACCGGCAGGATCAGGTGCTCGACTTCTTCACGGCGCTCGAGTCCGTGAACGCGGTGCTCGCGGCCCGTGGCGCGCGACTGCAGGAGGCGATCGGCCAGCGGCTCGACGCCACCGGGATCGCGCACTCGTCGTGGCTCGTCACCGCTGGCGACCACGCGTGGGGCCGCAGCCGCGGCGAGCGCGCGCTCGTCTACGTCGGCTTCAAGCCCCGCACCGGCGGCTCGATCGAGCTGCTCGTCGGCTGGCTGCCCCGCACGGGCACGTTCGGCTACGCCGTGAAGGCCTACCAGAGCCGCAACCGTCCGACGCGGCCGTGGGACCACATCCCGCTCGGCCTGCCGTTCGACGCCGACGAGGATGCGGTCGCCGACCGGTTCGCACAGCTCGCGCTGCGCTGGACGGCGGGCGAGCGGCCCGACTGA
- a CDS encoding CPBP family intramembrane glutamic endopeptidase, protein MSDTPLAPTPSIQRPGIVELLAGAVAFAIGMAATVWLFSTFEFEPAIAGLVQYALSGSLGLLGFAAAWIVRIRRLDVLGVRRVSGRWLAIGAASGLGTFALGLLTSLVLSLFLPAPENIQSDYQSAAAGGAAAFAATLLLGAVLTPLGEEAFFRGVVANALGRFSAWISVPVSAAIFAVVHGINAVFLTAFIVGIATALLFRRTGSIWPGVLTHLVHNTLAILFPLVVTALLG, encoded by the coding sequence ATGAGCGACACGCCTCTCGCCCCCACCCCTTCGATCCAGCGCCCCGGCATCGTCGAGCTGCTCGCCGGCGCCGTCGCCTTCGCGATCGGCATGGCCGCCACCGTGTGGCTGTTCTCCACGTTCGAGTTCGAGCCCGCCATCGCCGGCCTCGTGCAGTACGCGCTCTCGGGCTCGCTGGGACTCCTCGGCTTCGCGGCCGCGTGGATCGTGCGCATCCGCCGACTGGACGTGCTCGGAGTGCGCCGCGTCTCGGGCCGTTGGCTCGCGATCGGCGCCGCCTCCGGGCTCGGCACCTTCGCGCTCGGCCTGCTGACGAGCCTCGTGCTGAGCCTCTTCCTGCCCGCCCCCGAGAACATCCAGTCCGACTACCAGTCGGCCGCCGCGGGCGGTGCGGCCGCCTTCGCCGCGACGCTGCTGCTCGGCGCGGTGCTGACGCCGCTGGGCGAGGAGGCGTTCTTCCGCGGCGTCGTCGCGAACGCCCTCGGCCGCTTCTCGGCGTGGATCTCCGTGCCGGTGAGCGCTGCGATCTTCGCGGTCGTGCACGGCATCAACGCCGTCTTCCTCACCGCCTTCATCGTCGGCATCGCCACCGCGCTGCTCTTCCGCCGCACCGGATCCATCTGGCCCGGCGTGCTCACGCACCTCGTGCACAACACGCTGGCGATCCTCTTCCCCCTCGTCGTGACGGCCCTGCTCGGCTGA
- a CDS encoding APC family permease has protein sequence MAEAPTSVVEPDETGTKLKKGITTMLLFFFIVGDTLGAGIYTLMGSLAQDVGGALWVPLILALVLALLTAGTYAELITKYPHAGGAARFAERAFKKPFVTFVIGFLMLSSGITTSAALANAFAGDYLQAIVPNIPTVPVTLVFIALLIVINIRGVRESLIANVGATLIEMTGLIIIIVIAALVIFGGGGDLSRPVTFADGISPFTGAFAATITAFFSFLGFEAAANMAEEVKNPSRSYPRALFGAILTAAVVYLALAIGASIVVPTDVLADSEGPLLEVITASGFSFPTWLFSIIALVAIGNGALLFMVMASRATYGLAEAKLLPKVFGSVLPGRKTPWVAILVVGVVTMAMSFVGDVGTLADTTVLLLVLVFISANISVLVLKKDEVKHKHFSVPRIVPVLALIASIALLTQQSPTTWLISLGYAVVGTILFLIARAARKREYAQGTAEPTRSIPLE, from the coding sequence ATGGCCGAAGCACCAACATCCGTCGTCGAGCCCGACGAGACCGGGACCAAGCTCAAGAAGGGCATCACCACGATGCTGCTCTTCTTCTTCATCGTCGGCGACACCCTGGGTGCCGGCATCTACACGCTCATGGGATCGCTGGCGCAAGACGTCGGCGGCGCCCTGTGGGTGCCCCTCATCCTCGCGCTCGTGCTCGCCCTGCTCACCGCGGGCACGTACGCCGAGCTCATCACGAAGTACCCGCACGCCGGCGGCGCCGCGCGCTTCGCCGAGCGCGCGTTCAAGAAGCCGTTCGTGACGTTCGTCATCGGCTTCCTCATGCTGTCGTCGGGCATCACGACGTCGGCCGCCCTCGCCAACGCCTTCGCAGGCGACTACCTGCAGGCGATCGTGCCGAACATCCCCACGGTGCCCGTGACACTCGTGTTCATCGCGCTGCTGATCGTCATCAACATCCGCGGCGTGCGCGAGTCGCTCATCGCCAACGTGGGCGCGACGCTCATCGAGATGACCGGCCTCATCATCATCATCGTCATCGCGGCGCTCGTGATCTTCGGAGGCGGCGGCGACCTGTCGCGCCCCGTGACCTTCGCCGACGGCATCTCGCCCTTCACCGGCGCGTTCGCCGCCACGATCACGGCGTTCTTCTCGTTCCTCGGCTTCGAGGCCGCGGCGAACATGGCCGAGGAGGTCAAGAACCCCTCGCGCTCGTACCCGCGCGCGCTGTTCGGCGCCATCCTCACGGCCGCCGTCGTCTACCTCGCCCTCGCGATCGGCGCCTCGATCGTCGTGCCGACGGATGTGCTGGCCGACTCCGAGGGTCCGCTGCTCGAGGTCATCACGGCCTCCGGCTTCTCGTTCCCGACGTGGCTGTTCTCGATCATCGCGCTCGTCGCGATCGGCAACGGCGCGCTGCTGTTCATGGTGATGGCGTCGCGTGCCACGTACGGCCTCGCCGAGGCGAAGCTGCTGCCGAAGGTCTTCGGCTCGGTGCTGCCCGGCCGCAAGACGCCGTGGGTCGCGATCCTCGTCGTCGGCGTCGTCACGATGGCGATGTCGTTCGTCGGCGACGTCGGCACCCTCGCCGACACGACGGTGCTGCTGCTCGTGCTCGTCTTCATCTCCGCGAACATCTCGGTGCTCGTGCTGAAGAAGGACGAGGTGAAGCACAAGCACTTCTCGGTGCCGCGCATCGTGCCCGTGCTCGCGCTCATCGCCTCGATCGCACTGCTCACGCAGCAGTCGCCCACGACGTGGCTCATCTCGCTCGGCTACGCCGTCGTCGGCACGATCCTCTTCCTCATCGCCCGCGCCGCCCGCAAGCGCGAGTACGCGCAGGGCACGGCCGAGCCGACGCGGTCGATCCCGCTCGAGTAA